The genomic window tacatacactcaattagtatttggtagcattgcctttaaattgtttaacttgggtcaaacgtttcgggtagccttccacaagcttccaacaataagttggctgaattttggtctattcctcctgacaaggctggtgtaactgagtcaggtttgtaggcctccttgctcgcacacgctttttcagttctgcctacaaatgttctataggattgaggtcagggctttgtgatggccactccaataccttgactgtgttgtccttaagctattttgccacaactttggaagtatgcttggggtcattgtccatttggaagacccatttgcgaccaagctttaacttcctgactgatgtcttgagattttgcttcaatatatccaaatcatTTTCCGTCCCAcaggatgccatctattttgtgaagtgcaccagcccctcctgcagcaaagcacccccagaccatgatgctgccacccccgtgtttcacagttgggatggtgctcttcggcttgcaaaccaccccctttttcctccaaacataacaatggtcattatggccaaacagttctatttttgtttcatcagaccagagaacatttctccaatcATTTCTCCAATCtccgatctttgtccccgtgagcacttgcaaaccgtaatctgtttttttatggcggttttggagcagtggcttctttttTTTAGATTAGGTTCAGTAGgtaggttcatctctaggagacagaacgcgtctccttcctgagcggtatgatggctgcgtggtcccatggtgtttatacttgcgtactattgtttgtacagatgattgtggtaccttcaggcatttgaaattgctcccaaggatgaaccagacttgtggaggtctacaattttttttgctgatttcttttgattttcccatggatgtcatgcaaagaggcactaagtattaaggtaggccttgaaatacatccacaggtacacctccaattgactcaaattatgtcaattagcctatcagaagcttctaaagccatgacatcattttctggaattttccaagctgtttaaaggcacagtcaacttagtgtatgcaaacttctgacccactggaattgtgatacagtgaattataagtgaaataatctgtctgtaaacaattgtttgaaaaattacttgtgtcatgcacaaagtagatgtcctaaccgacttgccaaaactacagtttgttaacaagaaatttgtggagtggttaaaaaaatgagttttaatgactccaacctaagtctatgtaaacttccgatttcaactgtatatgcgAGCTTGGAATATGGCTGTGTCATGACTGCGAGGACTTAAAGCTAAAAACGCTTTATAATTATGTCTCCTCAGTCCATCTATTCGCAGTTTACGCGCCACGAGGGCCCTAACCATATTTCTACAGAAAATAACATTGGGCTGTGTGACACAAAATGTCATGACCCCCCGCCCTACCACCTCCCCCCTAAGAACATTAAGGGACCTaagaaaatgtttgtttgttttgaagctcattttctgcaattctacgaAGTTTAACAATGCTCATTACATCTTTCAGGTAGGCTatttaatgataataataatggatAAGGAAAATGAAGTCTAGACCCGATTAACAAAAATGTTAATCTGCTACcaaatatgttttattatgatCATTTATGTCAACCATCAATTTAattatacagtacatattctaTTTTACAGAAAGTGATTTAATCAattgttgactgtgcccaatactGTTTGTATCGTTTTgcgctgctaccatgttgtgtagctaccatgctgtgttgttatttgttgctgccttgctatgttgttatgttaggtctctctttatgtagtgttgtgttgtctctcttgttgtgatgtgtgttttgtcctatatttattttgcatttattttattattttttatcccaggtccccgtccccgcaggagggattttgtcttttggtaggccgtcattgtgaataagaacttgttcttaactgacttgcctagttaaataaaggttaaataaaaatataaaaatacaaaaaaattgatTAGTGACAGATTCACACATTGTAGAAATTTACTTCCAATTTCTTAGACTCCTTGACGAGGTCATAGCTCAGCTTCTGAATGTCATAGAGACAAACCAAAGATATTTCCATGTGCACCAGAGTCGCGTCTTCCTTTGGCATTTTACCGCTTGTGTCTAGCATCACAGATATAAGAGTCGTTTTAGATCAGTATAAACAATCGCGAATTGCTCTACTGTACCTCTTTAGCAGAGGTTTCCAACCTAGGGGGGAGGCACGAAACAAGACCTCTTGCTAAAGAGGTACAGCAGAGCTGAGCGGCTCGTTCATTGTGGGACAGGTATAAATCCTGCCCTATATGTCCCTGCTCTCGCCTATGAGGTAATGGATTGGCTACGCGTGTCACTGTGTGTCTCAGTGTCAGCTGGTCCACTGTGTGGCAGGCTTTTGTGTCAGGCAGGTCAGCTGTGGCTTGGTGGGGGCACGTGTAGCAAACCCTCCCCCTCACTATGCACACACTCATACAAAGAGATCACTCCCCCAAACCCCATTCTCAATGTAGCTCCACATACCCCCAATTGTTCTCCAGTGACTGAAGGCCTTACATCATTGTGATCCTAGGAGGCCTGAGGGTCAGATGGATTTGTATAATATATTTCAGTTATGTAATCTTGATGAAATTACAAAATCTTCCTCAATATAAGAAGAGCCTCTGATAGGGTTTAGTAAAGACAGCTCATGTACAttatcttgaaaatctatgataGACTAAAATGAAAGCAATAATCTACAGATTTTTGGGGAAATATCTCCCTACTGCTAATGCAGGTGTGCCCTGTTGTTTATCAGGAGTTGAATCTCAATAAATTGATTTATTTTGAAAGCCCTTGAAATGAATATTCTTAAAATCAATAATGTTCCATCTGTGAACATTGCACAAAATATTCCCTTGATCAACCAAAAAAGTTGATCAATTAAGGTTTGTGTGTTAAAAGATTTAATCAATTTAGGCTGCTTGCCTAAAACAAGGGTTTACTTTTACAGTGTATTCCTAGAGAGGCTGAGAAAGTGGGCAAGCTGAAACTGATACAGCAGCACTAAGAGCAACTCAAAGCCGCTCAAAAGCCACTCAATGCCCTCAGCAGTAAATCACTCTTACTGCACAATTTGCCCCTTATTCTAAAGTGTAGCCATTTATTTAACACTCAAATATGGTGTTTGCTGTTCAGTAGGAATAAATCAAATACCAGACAAAAGTCCACACAAAGACTGGCGCACTTCAGCagataaagagaaagaggggttATTTCTCTTCAGCCAGAGAGCTGTTTGTTCAGAGTGGGTGTGGGGCAGTGTGGGAGGAACAgggaagagggggtgggggggggtattACACAGTCAGTTGATGGAGAAAAGGGGGCGGAGGGAGTTTGGGGGTGTACGGGGGAGGGGGTTAAAGAATCCATTGTGAGGAAAAGGAGTTAATCACTTGAGCGGCGTGTGCCAGTGTAAAAGGAGCACATGTCGTACACCCCATTCCCTGGGGGCTTCCAAAGTCCCATCTCCCGTCTAGATGAATTTACATGTCAGTTATGCAAAGCCGGGCCTCCTCTGAATAAAGCAAAGAAAGACCCAGCCCCTCAGAATAGTAGCCTCTTGgctggtgatagtggtggtgtgtTCACTGCATGAATGGTTCATTCAGGGACGcacactcgtacacacacacGGCTACGTGGTATTTCCAGGACTGAAGGGATTGCTGCGCGTTAGTCTGCTAGATGGATGCTTTTGCCATGGCAGTAAGTCAATGTGAATATTTTCTAGTCTTGTGATGAATTTTGGTGGTGAATTCTAGAATTTGAGAGGGATTGTGAAAGaatgtcagacagacagataggctGGAGGTGGGAGGGGGGGAGGATGATGTCAAAGATTGTTTACATATGGCATCTGGCATTTGTTCTGTACTTGAAAAGGTACAAATCAAAACAATAATTAGCTATAATTTGAGGACAATTGTAGGTACTGCCAAACAGTACCATGTCAAACAATATAAACATGTAAAAAATATCCTTCTCCTGAACGAAGCTAAATAGCCGTTTTTTTCTGACATGCTGTATAGGATAGTGACCAAGAGGCTGTATTCTGTTTCGTCCATTGTGATTCTAGTCACTGTCCACATAGCTATTATTGCATTTTCTATGAAAAGATAAGGTGAGCAGAAGAGTTCTTACTTGGTGCATGTTTTGTCCGTTTTTTCATCTCCTCCTGAGAGACAAACAGTGGAATACTAACACTCCTTATTCATTCAAAACAACTGCACTTGCACCATACTCTAATAGAAAAAACACTAACAGTGACAGCTATGCATGTCTTCCACGCCAGCCACGCCGTGTTAAGAATGATTTGCAACGGATTAGCTGTCAGATACGTACTACTTAATGTGACTATTATAGTTGGCCCGTTGCGCCATGCTTTTGTTCCTGTGGACATTATGCTTAAAGAAAGGCCACCAGGTGGTTGGGGAGCCCATGGGCAATCTCATTCACTTTGGAGACCTCTGCTACTTAGTAACTAGTGACAACTCAAAGGCATTAAGTCTGTTCCCTAGAGGGTTTGAGATCATGGCTAGCAACATCTGGGACCTTGTATCTCCCAGGGCAGAGATGATGAAGAGAGGGTATGTCTACAGTATGGTTTGTTGCGAAAGTAATAGTGAGAAAAGTATAACAAAAAATCTCAAGTTGAATCTCAATTTCTTCCCTTCAGATGGAAACGTTGACAATATCTCCCTGGGGTCATGAGTTTTTCCCGCACCACAAGTACCTCTTCAACAAAATACGTTAAAGTTGTCAGGACATCCGTTCTGCTTTCCCTTATGCTCAGAGACCATGGGAAGCGTCAGCAGCCTCATCTCAGGTCACAGTCTTCACAGCAAGCACCGTCAGGCAACGGAGTACAAATTAAAGAAAGCAGGCCATCACCGGAAGACAGGGCGGAGCCTGGATGGCCTACTGAAGTATAGCTTTGCACAGGGGTCCTACAACAACACATCTAAAGCCATCTCTCAGGCAGGCAGGAGTGAGGACTTCTTTTACATAAAAGTGAGCCACAAGCCGCGGACAACTCACCAGAGAGGCATCCCAACAGAGGACCATTTAGGACAGGGACATTTTACTGATACGGAACCAGACAGTAGAGTGCCACCTAAATTGCTGCCTATGTCTGGGAAACTGGAGAAGGTGAGTCTCTGACTTGCTCAACATACTTGCTCAACATACTTGTCTGTGTCAATATTTCTGTGTTGTACAATTGATAGCCAGGAAGGCCATTTCAAACACAACTTCAAGATCAGACAAGCACAGTAGATAGCAAACAAAAACATTACCTCTGTTGAAACACCAAGCTTTGTGTTGTCCAGTCTTTTTAACCATCGCCAAGGTTGATGACTTAAGCCACAATAATGAGTTTGGGTTTCAGCCTAACTGCAAATGCGTGTAACCACACTCAAAGTCATAGACAGAgctagatgcaaggactgacagtCCAAGAGATTTAAATTAGAATTGTAAACTTATTTTAAGCTATACATTATTAGTTTAGAAAGACTAAAATGACAGCAAAAACAAACAATGGTGTAAAATAACCTTATACAACTTAATGATTGGGTTGGACTAAGCTCATTTgtaaaaatctttatttaactaggcaagtcagttaagaacacattcttatttaccatgacggcttacccagccaaaccctaacccggacgacgctgggtcaattgtgcgccgccctatgggactcccaatcacggccggttgggatacagcctggaatcaaaccagggtctgtagtgacgcctctaactcTGAGATGcggtgctttagaccgctgcgccactcgggagccctcgtGAGGCATTATAAGTTATATCCTTAAGAATGAATGGGTAGGCTATATTTTATTAATTAAAATCAGTAAATATTGCAGATTGCAATGCCTTGATCGTTTGTAAGATGTCATCAGTGATGTTATCTTGTCTTATCCAAGTCCTGCTCTCTGAATAGGCCTTTATGCCCCAAGAGAGGAGTCCACAAGATTACTGCTCACACTTAAACAGCGCAACACATTATTAATATCACAGAGTAGGACAATTCATCTTTTCTCAGACAGTACaacagggtggaggaggaggttgggTATAACTGGTGGTGTTTCCAGACAGCACAAATGGGACATATGGAATAAGCTCATGTTTCATGACAGTTTCATGTATTCTGTATATTCTTACATTGTACTTTTACATGTACAAATCTCCAATTTCTGGGTGGTTATCTGTTCTCGTCAGCACTAAAGAATTGATTATTCATTGGTATCAGTATTTGCTTACATGATCATCTCCATTGCTAAAAGGAAGGTTGAAAACTAAAACCATTGACTATTTGCTCTTCTTCCTCTGCCTCTAGAATACCGAGAACGCTTTGATCCGGCCCACAGCCTTCAAGCCAGTCATCCCTAGGAGCACCTCTTCCACAGAGACTCGCGACAATCTCACCCACCTGCTTATTCCCTCAGAAAGGACCAAAGACTCCCAGAGGCCCAAACAGGACACCTTTTCAGTGACCCTCTCAGACTCTGGGCAGGATTCAATGTCCAGCCTGCCTACTCAAAGCGCCAATGGGAGCCTCAGTGCTTCCACAGGCCCATTGTCTCAGTGTGCAGGAGGCTCAGCCCATGGCATGACCCATCCCCTGCAGCCCCCCCGCTCTACATGGACCAATGGCAATGGCATTAGAGCTAGTGCTAGGGTTGCAGCTCTAAGTAATGGAGGGGCAGTGAAGGCTAACAGGGATGCCGTCTCCATACCGTCCACTCAGCAGCCTATTCCTCTGTTGGAGGAGATGGGAGGCTGTAATCGCTCTCCCATCTCAATGGACGAGTCCCTCATTGAGCTGCTGGAGCAGAGGCTGctggagagtgagacagagctgcaggagctgCAGGTGAGCTTTGAGGAGAAAGAGGTGGACACTTGCCAGCTGTTTGAGGAGAGGCAGAGGTATTGTGTTGAGGAGATGGAGGGCCTGAAGCAGAGGTGCTCCATCAAGCTCAGGCAGGTCTCGCACAGGACCGTGAGGAACCACCAGGCCTTGCAACTGCAGGTCAGTCAGCTGCAACAGGACAAGCAGAGGCTCCAGGATGAGCTGGCCAGGATGACCCAGGAAAAGGACCTGACAGAGGTCAAACTGAGGTCGTTTGAGAGGGAGAAAACCCAGTTTGAGCCCACCTTAGAGGAGACCCAGTGGGAGGTGAGTGTGGCCAGCATGTCTCATGAATTTTTCCTGACCACATGGCCTTACCATGAAAATCAGGGCCCTAGTTGTGACTGAGTGGGCCCAAAgtatttcctggtcaggtcactaAGAAAAACTAGTTATAGGTACTGAACGCATTGCACAGGGTTTGCACAGGGTTTGCACAGGGTTTGCACAGGCCAGAGAgtatgtaatttaaaaaaattctcaAAAGCAGCCAGTAATTCAacgcattttttttttgttgcattcttTACTAGGTATGTCAAAAGACTGGGGAGATCTCCCTGCTGAAGCAGCATCTCAGGGACTCCCAGGCTGATGTCACTCACAAGCTGAATGACATCGTCAGCCTCAAGGTTTCGCTGAAGGAGACTCGGGCCAAAATGGAGGCATTGGGGCAGCAGAACAAAGAACAAGAGGACAAGATACACTCTCGCAGTGTGGAGGTCGAGGTACTGGGTCTCTTTTGTCAAAAGAAAATCAGAGGTAGTATGATATGCATACAGAATAGATTTCTTTAGTGAAGTACAGACGCTGCACTAGTGGTGAGCAGATCTAAATCACATTTAAGTGTGAGTGACAATGCTGAATCTAGGTCATTATCTACTAGGCCTCCATGTTCAACAGCAAACTTCATTTTATAATGACACAATTCATCTATTCCACCCCAGGTATGCCACAATGAGCTCCAGCGCAAGAAGAACGAGGCTGATCTTCTAAGAGAAAAGGTGGGTATACTAGAGACAGACATCAAAGGAATTAAAAAGGATCTGGCCCTGGCAAAAGAACAGAGGCAGCAGCAGAAGGCCAAACTGGAGGCCCAAGCCCAGCAGAGGTCAGACcagagtggggggagagaagggtgCATGAGCACTGACTCCCtccagggagaggtggagagactgAAAGGGGAGctcagggaagagagagagactcaggagAGGCTGTTGAACAGCTTTGAGCATGAAAGACAGACGTGGAACAAGGAGAAGGACAGAGTCATCAAGTACCAGAACCAGCTTCAGCTCAACTATCTGCAGATGCACAAGAAGAACCAAGACTTGGAGAGAATCCTGCAGGAGCTCACAGTGGAGCTGGAGAGTCGGCCGGAGCTCGACGTGGACATCCACAGCTCAGGGTTACACTATGAGGATATGATCGCCACAGAAATTTGAGTGAGAAACTCACAgagaataatacaaaaaaatcatCAACTGTTACAACAGGGTAATTAAACAATCATATTAAACACATCATTTGTTATATCTGTCCAGAAGACAGATGATCCATTGCTGCCTTGGCAGGGGCAGCATTTTAAAGATAATTAAGTTGGCTAACATACTGCTGCACAATATGACAGAATTGGGGTCAGGTCTGACTACTAAAATCACTGTAGTTCTCTATGACCGTGTAAAGCAGGCTTTAAGCTTTTGTTATGTTACCTATAGGGTTGGATTCCCAGAAACAGATTAAACCTAGACTTGGACCAAAAAAAGCATTCAAGACAAGGCTTAATCTTTGTCCAGGAAACCGCCCCATAATGTTCCATTGACAGTAGCCTACGAAATGCTTGTTCCTCTTGAGCAGTTTCCCAGTACTATAGTTAACTTAAGGCATTCGTTCTGCATATGTCAAGTCCTACATATGATGTTGCAAGTCTCCACAACAACCACTGAGACTCAGCGATATGAGAgccaatttatttttatttaacctttttgaTCCCAAGCATCACCGTGGCCAGAGATATTGCAGAGAGTGTGAGGCAAGAGGATGCGCTCGTCAGCACCCACACAGATACTGGCATCTGCACGTGTATGGGAGTTCACATGGCTCTCCTGCAACATGATATAATAGCTGCATGGCAACAAATGCTGAGGAGTGCAGCCACCTGTGTCACACAGTCTTTCTATTTGTCAGACGTCTCCCCACGCTTTGTAGTAACTGTATAGCTGAGTTTGCCTAAGTGTCAAACCACTGGATGTATAGTTTGTGAATTATCATCAGTATTATTTATTGATATAAGGGACACAAACGTTCAACACAGTATTGTACTGATTGCGGTTTGAAAGGGACTAATTAAACTGAGATGATAAAGAATGTATATCAATGCACTTCCATTGTAAGAGGGACTAGTTGAACATGATTGTCTCAAAGTGCATCATACAATACACTGAGAATGTCTCACTTTACAGATATCTCACAGAGGTACATTTGGCACTAAATCCTGTTCACTCTCAGCCTAGCCTGATTGTTACTTACAGTATCAAGGCTGAAATCAAATTAAGGACTATCGTTAGGATCTAGGCCCACAAGGCTGTAAATGGAACAATGTGGTCACCAGGCTGAGAACATCATTCCAACATTTATCTGATGTGCTAGACATGCAATGCAAACCAatgaaaacacaaacacagagagaatAGCAATAACGTTTACGTAAATGTAAGGGTTACAGATAGTTTCATTGAGACCTCAAAATAATATATAGTACATGGGTACTCAGATCTCTGCAAATCACATGGATCttttcaaatgtacttttccaaCATGACACCATAAAGGTTAGAAAGTCTGTATCAGTAATTGGACAGCAGTCAAGCACATGAGTCTGATAATGGAGCCTTATCCTGCTGTGATTCTGATGGACAGACAACATTCAAGCACAAAGAGGTTTGAATAAATTAGCAGGGGGAGGCACATGTGCAATGTACAAAAGAAGGACACTGGCTGTTTTTTTATGGTCTCTGGTCATAGAAGAGCTGTTTTGCAGATGTATAACAACCAAGCACTCAGTAAATCCACACATTTATTATGAAACAGAATAgcctatatatattatatacaatTTGGTATATGTACAAGTGCATGGATAATTAATAAAGTTCAACAAATGATCTTACAGTCAGGCACCACAGGCTAAAATGACATATTTTGGTATTTTGGTCCTATAACATTAGTACTTAATTAGTACAAGTAAACATGAACATGGCTGTATTTTGGGTGGATGGATATCCTCCATAGGGCTCTAGCTTGGCAATAGTTTGAAAATATACTGTTAAGGAGTGTACTCCTTAACCTCCAAGGACCTTACTGTATATGCTATGTttagaggtagactggctctggctgCCAAAACAgtcaaatactccatctaaacatAAATCGATTCTCAAATGCGATATGGTTCTAGAAAAATGAAGCTCTTTACTTGCATATCACATGAAACCAATTTCACAAATGctaaatatacacttactgtacactaTTTTAACCCGGTTTAACACAGTTGCATCTGCCTGTATTTTTCAGTTACAACATTCTGGCGTCCTTCCTTccgttacacacaggtgttcagagcacggTAGATAGCTAACTAGCACAGGTGGTCACCTCAGTCTTCCGTAAACAAATCGCTGTAACGTGGAAATATGGCCATATGGAAACCCTAAACCTATAAGGTGTGttgtaatttaacctttattttattattctttctagctgatatgaaagataatgTTTCCAAAACCATACAGCATGCGATGCATGTTAACATTTCGGACCGAGCGTCGAAGCTGTTAACGAACCCCCCCAGACGGAAGATACCTTTGTGAATAGACGCTAACGTTAGAAGCGTGCTGTCAACAAACCATCTGCTCGAACTTCCAGCACAAGCTAACATAGCTATGTCGCTGGAGGTCTGAGCCTGCTTGGCTAGGCTAATACTTgatgtacatttatacatttcccattgttattttttttacaaattttaACCACTTTCCAATGGACATACCTCCATAATTCCGAAGCCCACTATACTgatttatatacagtgcattctgaaaatattcagaccgcttgactttttccacattttgttacgttacagccttattctaaaattgattaaattgttgttgtttttcctcatcaagctacacaataaaccataatgagaaagcaaaaactgttttttataatgttttacaaattatttttacATTTCTTACAAAAATACcctttcagaccctttgctatgagactcgaaattgagctcaggtgcatcctgtttacattcatcatccttgagatgtttctacaacatggagtccatctgtggtaaatgaaattgattgaacatgatttggaaaggcacacacacacctgtctattttaaggtctgtccagagatgttcaatcgggtttaagtctgggccctggctggaccactcaacgacattcagagacttgtacacaaccactcctgtgttgtcttggctgtgtacttagggtcattgtccttttggaaggtgaaccttcaccctattctgaggt from Salmo trutta chromosome 9, fSalTru1.1, whole genome shotgun sequence includes these protein-coding regions:
- the LOC115199865 gene encoding leucine zipper putative tumor suppressor 1 isoform X1 — encoded protein: MGSVSSLISGHSLHSKHRQATEYKLKKAGHHRKTGRSLDGLLKYSFAQGSYNNTSKAISQAGRSEDFFYIKVSHKPRTTHQRGIPTEDHLGQGHFTDTEPDSRVPPKLLPMSGKLEKNTENALIRPTAFKPVIPRSTSSTETRDNLTHLLIPSERTKDSQRPKQDTFSVTLSDSGQDSMSSLPTQSANGSLSASTGPLSQCAGGSAHGMTHPLQPPRSTWTNGNGIRASARVAALSNGGAVKANRDAVSIPSTQQPIPLLEEMGGCNRSPISMDESLIELLEQRLLESETELQELQVSFEEKEVDTCQLFEERQRYCVEEMEGLKQRCSIKLRQVSHRTVRNHQALQLQVSQLQQDKQRLQDELARMTQEKDLTEVKLRSFEREKTQFEPTLEETQWEVCQKTGEISLLKQHLRDSQADVTHKLNDIVSLKVSLKETRAKMEALGQQNKEQEDKIHSRSVEVEVCHNELQRKKNEADLLREKVGILETDIKGIKKDLALAKEQRQQQKAKLEAQAQQRSDQSGGREGCMSTDSLQGEVERLKGELREERETQERLLNSFEHERQTWNKEKDRVIKYQNQLQLNYLQMHKKNQDLERILQELTVELESRPELDVDIHSSGLHYEDMIATEI
- the LOC115199865 gene encoding leucine zipper putative tumor suppressor 1 isoform X2 → MENTENALIRPTAFKPVIPRSTSSTETRDNLTHLLIPSERTKDSQRPKQDTFSVTLSDSGQDSMSSLPTQSANGSLSASTGPLSQCAGGSAHGMTHPLQPPRSTWTNGNGIRASARVAALSNGGAVKANRDAVSIPSTQQPIPLLEEMGGCNRSPISMDESLIELLEQRLLESETELQELQVSFEEKEVDTCQLFEERQRYCVEEMEGLKQRCSIKLRQVSHRTVRNHQALQLQVSQLQQDKQRLQDELARMTQEKDLTEVKLRSFEREKTQFEPTLEETQWEVCQKTGEISLLKQHLRDSQADVTHKLNDIVSLKVSLKETRAKMEALGQQNKEQEDKIHSRSVEVEVCHNELQRKKNEADLLREKVGILETDIKGIKKDLALAKEQRQQQKAKLEAQAQQRSDQSGGREGCMSTDSLQGEVERLKGELREERETQERLLNSFEHERQTWNKEKDRVIKYQNQLQLNYLQMHKKNQDLERILQELTVELESRPELDVDIHSSGLHYEDMIATEI